Within the Streptomyces sp. YIM 121038 genome, the region CGGCGCAGCCGCTCGACGCCCGCGCCCTCGCCGCGCTCGCGGCGAACCCGGGCTGTCGCAGACGGGCGCTCCTGGACGGCGCGGGCGTGCCCAAGGCGGAGCTCGCGCGCTCGCTCGGCGCGCCGTCGGCGTTCGGGCAGTCCCAGTTCGCGTTCATGCGCGGGCACGCCTTCGAGGCGCGGGTCAAGGCGGACGGCGGCGCGGAGCTGCTCCGGCTCACGCACGCGCGCGTGGGCGGCGGCCCCGAGCCGGTGCCGGGCGAGGCGCGGGTGCCGGACCTCACGGCGGCGGGCCCGCGGGGCCGCGCGGCCCGCACGGAGCTCGCCCTGGGCGAGGCCACGGCGGCCGGGGCCTGGACGCTCCTGGACCACCCCATGCTGGCCCTGGACGTCGCGGGCACCCCGGCCTTCCTCGAACCCGACGCGGTGGTGGTCGCCCCGGACGGCACGTGGACGGTCGTGGAGATCAAGTCGTTCCCGATGATCGACGGATCGGCGGACGCGGCGAAGGTGGGCGCGGCCGCCCGGCAGGCGGCGGTGTACGCCCTCGCCCTGGAGGACCTGGCCGCCCGGCTCGACGGCCCGGCGCCCCGGGTGCGCGACCAGATCCTCCTGGTCTGCCCCAAGGACTTCTCGAACCTGCCTGCGGCGTCCCCGGTCGACATCCGCAAGCAGCTCTCCGTCACCCGCCGCCAGCTGTCCCGGCTCACCCGCGTCGAGGACATCGCGGCGGGGCTTCCGCCGGGCACGACCTTCGACGTCAACCGCCCCGCCGCCGAGCTGACCGCGGCGGTCGACGCGGTGCCCGCGACCTATGCGCCGGAGTGCCTCGCGGCCTGCGAGCTGGCCTTCCACTGCCGGGCGCGCTCCCGTGCCGCGGGGGAGGTCACGGCGCTCGGGCGGTCGCTGCGGGGGGAGCTGGGCGCGCTGACCACGGTGGAGCAGGCCCTCGCGGCGGCCCGGGGGGAAGCCGGGGATCCGGACGACCCGGTGGTGGCCGAGCTGCGGGCCGCGGGGGCGCTGCGGGCCGAGGCGCTGGCAGCGCCTCGCGGGTGCGCCCCAAGCCCGCCCCTTTCCCGGAACCAGGGGGCTGCCGCCCCCTGGGCCCCCGCTCCATCGGCGCTTCGCGCCTCGTCCTCAACCGCCGGACGGGCTTGATGTCCCACTCTTCGCACGCAAGGACCCCGAGGCCCCGCACATGACCCTCATCGACAACCTCGCGCGGCTGGAGGCCACGGCCAGCGGGCGGGCGCAGCCCCGGGCCACGGTGCGCCACCGCCACCTGTCCCAGCGCCCGCTGGTCCTCGTCCCGCTGACCACGGCCGGTGAGGCGGGCGCCCCGCTCGGGGCGCTGATCGGCACCGAGCGCACGGCCCCGCGGCTGCTCGTCGTCCCCCAGCCCCGCGACCGCGACCTCCGCTTCGCCTTCCTCGCCGAGCTCGCCGACGTGCTGCTGCCGTACGTGGAGGCGTACGGCGACGACGTGGAGGCGGCCGAGCGCACCGAGACCGACCCGGAGTCCGGCAAGCGCGTCAAGGTCGAGGTCGACCTGTGCGCGGACGCGCCCCAGCTGATCGTGCCGAGCCGTGCGGGCATCGAGTTCGTCCGGCTCCTCGGCCGCTCCATGCGGTTCCGCCGCACCGCCGAGCAGGACCCGGACACACCGCACCCGGCGCCGCCGCGCGTGCCGCTGCTCGGCCGCTGGCTGACGCACTTCGGGGAGCGCGCCCGGGTGCCCGGCTCGGCGCTGCTGCTCGCCATGACGGACCTGCTGTCGCGGCACTGGGCGACGGGCCAGTCCAGCCTGGAGGAGCAGCACCTGGGCGCGCTGCTCGCCTGGATCGAGGCGCCCGACGGCACCTCGGGCGGGGCCGCGGCGCTCCGCGCGGAGCTGGCCAGGGACGCCGCCGGGCAGCTGCTGTGCCCGCCCGCGGGCCCGGCCACCGACCCGGCGTTCGACAACGACCTGCTGGCTCCGGCCATCGAGGCCTACGACCGCGCGCGCACGGCCCTCGCCGCCGCCGAGGACGGCCCGGCGGCCGAGGCCCGCCTTGCCGGCCTCACCGCCGCCGAGCGGGAGATCCGCGCCCTGGTGGACAGCCGTACCCGGCCCACCTGGGACGCGGTGTGGCGCGGCCTCGACGCCCTGTGCACGCTGCCCGAGGCGGCGCACGCCGAGGACCGGTGGCGGAGCGACCGCTGGTCGTTCACCGCGCACCGCGACCGGGTCGCCGCCGGTGAACCGCCGCAGCCGCGCCTGGACGACGCGGTGACGGCGGCCCAGAAGCTGGCCACGCGCGAGCGGGAGCAGGCGCGGCTCGACGCGCACGAGGCGCTCGACGACCCCCTGGTGATGGCCGGGCGGCGGCTGCGCGGCGAGGCGTTCGCCGGGGAGGTCACCCAGGTCGTGCCGGCGTACAGCGAGGGCAAGTCGCCGCGCCCGCGCCCGCTGGTCACCGTGCGCACGGCCGACCGGCCGCATCTCGACGAGGGCGTGAAGGTGTACCGCTCCCTGGCCGGGAAGCCGCAGACCGCGCACTTCGTGACGTACGAGGGGGACGGGGCGCTGGTGCTGCGGATCGTGGACAAGATGGGGCGCGGCAAGGAGCCCGAGCCCGGCTCCGTGCCCGAGGCGGGCGACGTGCTGTGCTGGACGCTGTTCGAGCACGAGCAGCGGGGCGGCCCGAAGCTGCCGGACCCGGAGGACACCCCCTGGACGCACGGCGGCCCGCCGGACGCCACCGCCGAGACCCCCGACCCCGTGACCGCGGAGGACACCCTGTGACCCCGGCCTCCCCCACCGCCTTCGACTCCGGCGCCGCGGCCGCCCGCGCCACCGAGGCGATCCTGCGCGACACGCTCCAGGGCGCGCACCGCGGCGTCGTCGTGGACTCGCCGCCGGGCGCGGGCAAGTCCACGCTCGTCGTGCGGGCCGCACGCGAACTGGCCGCGGCGGGGCGGCCCCTGATGGTGGTCGCGCAGACGAACGCGCAGGTGGACGACCTGGTCCTGCGCCTGGCCGAGAAGGACCCCGAGCTGCCGGTGGGGCGCCTGCACAGCAGCGACTCCGACCCGTACGACAAGGCGCTCGACGGCCTGGCGAACGTGCGGAAGTCCACCAAGGCCGCCGAGCTGAAGGGCCTCGACGTGGTGGTGTCCACCGCCGCGAAGTGGGCGCACGTGCGGGGCGTCGAGCCGTGGGGGCACGCGATCGTCGACGAGGCGTACCAGATGCGGTCCGACGCGCTGCTCGCCGTGGCCGGTCTCTTCGAGCGGGCGCTGTTCGTGGGCGACCCGGGGCAGTTGGACCCGTTCGCGATCGCCGAGGCCGAGCAGTGGGCCGGGCTGGCCTACGACCCGTCGGCCAGCGCGGTGTCCACGCTGCTCGCGCACAACCCCGAGCTGCCGCAGCACCGTCTGCCGGTGTCGTGGCGGCTGCCCGCGTCGGCCGCGCCGCTGGTGTCGGACGCGTTCTATCCGTTCACGCCGTTCCGCAGCGGTACGGGCCCCGAGGACCGGGCCCTGCGCTTCGCGGTGCCCTCGGACGGGTCGGGGCCGGACCGGGTGATCGACGAGGCGGCGGCCTCCGGCTGGGGCCTGCTGGAGCTGCCCGCCCGGCACACGCCGCGCACCGACCCGGAGGCGGTGCGGGCCGTCGCCCTGGTGGTGCGCCGGCTGCTCGACCGGGGCGGGGCGGCCACGTCGGAGCGGGCCGCGGAGCCGGTGCCGCTGACCGCGGACCGGGTGGCGGTGGGCACGGCGCACCGCGACCAGGCGGCGGCGGTGCGCGCGGCGCTCGCCGCGCTCGGCGTGGTGGACGTGACCGTGGACACGGCGAACCGGCTCCAGGGCCGGGAGTTCGACGTCACGGTGGTGCTCCACCCGCTGTCGGGGCGGCCGGACGCGACGGCGTTCCACCTGGAGACGGGCCGCCTGTGCGTCCTCACCTCCCGGCACCGGCACGCGTGCGTGGTGGTGTGCCGGGCCGGGGTGGACTCCCTGCTCGACGACCACCCGTCGACGGAACCCGTACGCCTGGGCGTGACGGTGAAGTTCCCCGACGGCTGGGACGCGATGATGACGACGTGGTCCCACCTCACCGAACACCGAGTGCACTGGCACCCCTGACCACCGCACCGACACCAGCCCGTGTGCCACACCCCACACACCACCGCCCCACCACCGGACGGAGTCCAGTACGCCGCCGGAGGCGGCCGAAGGAAACAGCCCCGACGGCTGGGACGCGATGATGACGACGTGGTCCCACCTGACCGAGCACCGGGTGCACTGGCACCCCTGACCACCGCGCCGGTACGCGCACCGCGTGCGTGGGCACGCCGTGCCGGTACGCGCGCACCGCGTGCGTGGGCGGGGGTGTCGGGGCCGCAGCCCCCGGCCTCTTGCGGGGCGGGGGACAATGGGTCGCGGCACGTGGCGTACGAGGGAAGGAACGTGAAGATGGCGGAACCCGAGGCCCAGGGCAAGCGCATGCGCCCCGCGCCGTTGCTCTTCGAGCCCGCGGAAGCCGCCGCCGACCCGGAGCACTTCTTCGACCTGGAGTCCATCGAGGACCCGCGCGAACTGCTGTCCCGGGCGACCGAGTTGACCCTCGCCTTCCGGGCGGCGACGGACCGCTCCGTGGAGTTCCAGGCGATCGCGGCCGCGCAGCTCGCCGATCCGCGGCGGTTCGACCGGCTCACGGCCGCGGACATCGCCGAGCGCGCGCAGTGGACCGAGGACTACGCCAAGAAGATGGTGGAGTTCGGCCGGGACCTGCTGCGCAGGGACGGGGCGGGCACGCCGTAGGCCCCGGGCCCCTGCCGGGCGGGCATCCGGGCCCCACCGGGCCCGCCCGCCCCCTTGCCCCCGGCAAACCCTCTGGCATATGCCGAGGGCGCACGGTACCCCACCCGGGCGGCCACTGTCCCGGATTTCGGGAACCCTGCGGAACCGGGCACTCACTCCCGGTACACGTAGTCGCCATGAGCCTCACCCTCCCCCACAGCCCGCAGCCCCACGCGTTCGGCTCCGCGGCCGAGGTGACCGCCGACGGCGCCACCTGGCTCACCTCAGCGGAAACGTATCCGCGCAGGGTCCTCACCGACTGGCGGGCCCGGCCCCACGAGCCCGCCGTGCTGTCCTGCGGCAGCGCCTTCGACGTGGTGAGCGTGCCCGCCGTCTTCGGGCGGCGCATGGTCGACCGGCTCTGGCACGAGGGGCCGGGCTCCGGCCCCGTCGCCGTGCACCGGGGCCGCGTCCTGCTCTTCGCCGCGCCCGGCACCGCCCAGCGGCTCCCCTCGCTCCTGCGCTGGGAGGAGTGGGGCTCCGCCGTGCCCTCGCTGCTCTGCCACGGCGCCGGGGACGCCGTCACCGTGCCGCCACTGGCACGCGACGAGCGCGACCGCGGCGGGTCACGCTGGGTGGTCGGCCCCGACACCCGCAGCCCCTGGCTGCCGGGGCCCGAGGTGGTCCTGTGGGCCTGTGTACGGGCCGCCCGGGGCGCCGCGGAGACGGCGGTGCGTATATCGATTTTTCCCAGCGGCGATCAGGATGCTAAGGTCTACGACGTCAGCAGGCGCCGCTAGCTCAGTTGGTTAGAGCAGCTGACTCTTAATCAGCGGGTCCGGGGTTCGAGTCCCTGGCGGCGCACCGACAGAATGAGGCCCCTCGCGGAAACGCGAGGGGCCTTTTTCGTTGCTGTCCGTGACCGGCACCGGCTCAGGCCGGGGTGATCTCCACGGTCCAGCCGCCGGACCGGGTGCGGTCCGCGACCTCGATCCTGACCCCGGCGCCCGGCACCGTGAAGCTCTCCCCCGCGCGCACCGGCGCGTCCGCCAGCGGCGGATAGACCGACTCGCTCCAGCACGCCTCGGTGCGCGGGTGGGCGTCCACCACCTCGACGGGGCCCCGGCCCGACGCCGTGTCGCTGTGGACCCGGTACACCAGGACGCCCTCGCTGCACGTCGCGCGGTCGTTGCCCGCGGGGCCCCGGGCCTCGACGGCGACGGCGCTGCCCCGGCCGGTGCGGACCACCGCCAGCTTGGTGCCGCCGACGCCGCCGCGGGCGGGCGCCGCCAGGGGTTCGAGGGTCAGCCGCCGGGGGCCGCCGCCCTGGACGCAGACCACCTGGCGCGGGTCGAGCCAGCCCAGCTTCCACTTGTGCCAGCCGAACAGGTCCGGGGCCAGGCCGAACTGGCTGCCCATGACGTCCCAGTCGCCGACGTGCGTGTCCCAGTCGCCCTCGCCGTCGGTCGGCCGGTGGTACAGGTCCGGCAGGTCGAAGACGTGGCCCGTCTCGTGCGCGAGGACGTTGCGGTCCGGTGGATGGCGCTCGAAGACCGTGACCATGCGCCGGATCGAGGCCCCGTCGGCACGCATCGGCCGGTCGAAGTTCACGACCTTCGTCGCGTCCGAGTCCACGCCCGGCGCGTCCGGATCGGCCACGAAGTACACGATGTCGTACGCGGAGAAGTCCACGTGCGGATCGGCCGCCGCCAGCGCGTCCCGCAGATAGGAGGCGCGCCGCTGGGCGTTCCAGTCGCGCTCTATGGCGTACGCGGTGGACGCCTTGGGCATCGGGATCCACTCGGACTGGGGATGCGCGCGCAACCGGAACCGCCCGTACGAGGCACGCGCGAAGAAGTCGCTGGTCTCGGGGAAGTAGTCCGCGGCGAGCTCCGCCGGCGTCGTCACCGGTGGCGAGTCCGGGAACGACAGGAAGACCATGACGGCGTCCCGGCTCCGGGTGGGCCGCGGATAGGCGGCGTTCCAGGTGTCCAGGCCCTCCGAGTGGTGCGCGGCCGTGCGGCGGAGGGCGCACGGGCCCGCCGCGCCGTGGGCGATCGCGGGGCCCGCGACCAGGGACGTGGCGGCCACGGCGGTCAGGCAGGTGAACAGCGTGGCCGTGGTGCGCAGCCGCTCCCCGCCACGGGTGAGCCGCCAAGGGGGGAGCTGACGCTCCACGTCGACCTCCGGGTGCGGAATGCGGGACACCCCACCCACCCTGTGGTGATTTGTTGACCTTCGCCCAGTTTGTCTGACCTGACCGAGTGAACATGGTCGAGAAGGCGACACTCCCGGCGCTCACTCACCGTCACAAGCGGTCGTCGCAGAAAGAAAGCGGGGCCGGGCCGAGCAGAAACGATCTGCCGCGGTCTCCGGGGCCGCTTCCGCGAGGTGCGGCGGCTGGAGGCGATGCGGGCCACCCTCTATGATCGGCACACTTTCCGGGCCCCGTCGGCCGCACATGAGCGGTCGATCGCCTCCCCAGACCCGCCAGGAACAGGGGCCCCATCGACCTGCTCGATCGATCGCACTGCGGGAGCAAGCGGTGAACGGAACGTCCGAAGGGCCGACTGCCACAGCGGTCACAGCACCGGGCCGTACCCGGCCTGCCGTCACAGAGCGTAATCAATGCGGTGTGGCCGGGCACTCCGTCCAGCACATCGCCGACTACCGCGCGGCCTTCGCCGCGGCCCCCCTCCCCCTCGCCGTCGTCGGCCGCGACGGGCTCGTCGTCTGCGCCAACGAGGCGTTCGCCGGGCTGCTCGGCGCGGACCACGCCGACCTGCCCGGCCGGGTCGCCGCCGACCTCGTGGACCTGGCGTCCGACGCCCGCGCCTGGCACGCGTACCACGAGGTGCTCCGCGGCCGCCAGGCCAAGCTGCGCTGTACGCGCCGGCTCAAACATCCCGACGGGCACTCCCTGTGGACGCAGATCACCGTCTCGCCGCTGCCGGACGAGCGGCACGCGCCGGGCACCGTGCTGCTCGCCGTCGCCGACATCAGCGCCCGCCGCGACCTCCAGGCGCGCCTGCGCCACCTCCAGATGCACGACCCGGTGACCCGCCTCCCCAACCGCGCGCTGTTCTTCGAGCGGCTCGCGACCGCCCTGGAGGCGGGCGCGTACGACGACACGAGCACGGGCCGCGTCGGGCTGTGCTACCTGGACCTCGACGGGTTCAAGGCGGTCAACGACACCCTCGGCCACCGCGTCGGCGACCGGCTGCTCGCCGCCGTGGCCGAGCGCCTGACCGGCTGCGCCGACCGGGCCGCGTACGGCAGGACGTCCGCGCCGCTCGTGGCGCGGCTCGGCGGGGACGAGTTCGCGCTCCTCGTGGAGGACTCCACGGGCACCGACCAGCTCGCGGAGCTGGCCGACGCGACCCTGCGGGCGCTCCAGGAGCCCTTCGACCTGTCCGGGCAGCGCCTTTCCCTCTCGGCGTCCATCGGCGTCGTCGAGCGGCGCGCCGCCGGGACGACCACGACCGGCCTGATGCAGGCCGCCGACACCACGCTGTACTGGGCGAAGACCGACGGCAAGGCCCGCTGGACGCTCTTCGACCCCGAGCGCAACGCGCACCGCATGACCCGGCAGGCCCTGGCCAGTTCGCTGCGGCCCGCCGTCGAGCGCGACGAGTTCGTGCTCGACTACCAGCCGCTCGTGGGCATGGAGGACGGCGGTCTGCGCGGCGTGGAGGCGCTGGTGCGGTGGGATCATCCGCAGTTCGGTCTGCTCACGCCGAATCGGTTCATCGGACTTGCTGAAGAAGACGGGTCCATCGTGCAGCTGGGCCGCTGGGTGCTGCGCACGGCCTGCCTGCAGGCGCGCCGCTGGCAGCTCGAACACCCGGAGCGGGAGCCGGTGTTCGTGAGCGTGAACGTCGCCGTGCGGCAGGTGTGGGACTCCGACCTCGTCGCGGACGTCGCGGAGATCCTCGCCGAGACCGGGCTCGCGCCCGAGCTGCTCCAGCTGGAGCTCACCGAGTCCGCCGTCATGGGCTCCGCCGGGCGCCCGCTCCAGGCCCTCCAGGCGCTGAGCGACATGGGCGTGCGCATCGCGATCGACGACTTCGGCACGGGCTACTCCAACCTCGCCTATCTGAGCCGCCTGCCCGTCTCCGTGCTCAAGCTGGACGGGTCCTTCGTCCGGGGCTTCCAGTACGAGGAGGGCGAGGGTCACGTCAACCCCGCCGACGAGGTGATCGTCGAGGCCCTGGTGCGCCTCGCCCACCAGCTCGGGCTCACCGTCACCGCCGAGTGCGTGGAGACCTCGGGGCAGGCGGAGCGGCTGCGCAGGATCGGCTGCGACACCGGGCAGGGCTGGCTGTACTCCCGGGCCGTGGCCGCCGAGCGGATTTCCAAGATCCTTACGGCGGAGGGGCTTGCTGCCGCCGGGGCGTGACGCCTCGGGCGCCGTGTGCGGGGGCCCTGTGCGGGGTGCCGCCCCCACCCCCGTGAAGGGGCGGCACCCCCGCTTCGCCGGGACGCGCCGCGCTGGACCGTCCTTCGTCTGCGAGTTCGTCGTGGCTGGGCGCGCCCGCGCGGCGGAGCCGCATATCAGCACAGCCCCGCGCCCCTAGGGGGCCTTCCTTACGGGGCCTTGGGCAGGTCGTAGGCGTTCGCTATGAGTTCGTAGCTGCGCAGGCGGATGTCGCCGCCGTGGGCGTTGGCCGTGAGCATCAGCTCGTCGGCGCCGGTGCGCTTGGCGAGGTCGTCGAGGCCCGCGCGGACCTGGTCGGCCGTGCCGTGGATGACGTTGCTGTTCCAGCTGGTCACGAAGTCCCGCTCCGCCTCGGTGAAGCGGTGCGCGGCCGCCTCGTCCGGGGTGGGCACGAGCCCGGGGCGGCCGGTGCGCAGCCGGATCATGTTGAGGGCGGCGGCCCTGACCTGGCGGCGCGCCTCCTCCTCGGCGTCCGTGGCGAGCGCGGAGACGCCGATGAGGGCGTACGGGGCGTCGAGGAGCGCCGACGGGCGGAACGACTCGCGGTACAGGTCCAGCGCGGGGAGCGTGTTCTGCGCGGAGAAGTGGTGCGCGAACGCGAACGGCAGCCCGAGGACTCCGGCGAGCCGGGCGCTGAAGCCGGACGAGCCGAGCAGCCAGATCGGCGGGCGGTGCCGGGACTGGACGCCGCCCGGGGACGTGGCCTGGACCGGCCCGGGGACCGCGTGGATCCGGGCGTACGGGTGGCCGTCGGGGAAGTCGTCGTCGAGGAACCGGGTCAGCTCCGCGAGCTGCTGCGGGAAGTCGTCGGCGCCCTCGCCGAGCCGGTCCGTGCGGCGCAGGGCCGCCGCGGTGGCGCCGTCCGTGCCCGGGGCCCGGCCGAGGCCGAGGTCGACGCGGCCCGGGGCCAGGGCCTCCAGGGTGCCGAACTGCTCCGCGATGACGAGCGGGGCGTGGTTGGGCAGCATGACGCCGCCCGAGCCCAGGCGGATGCGGGTGGTGTGGGCGGCCAGGTGCGCGAGGATCACGGCCGGGGACGAGGAGGCCACGCCCGGCATCGAGTGGTGCTCGGCCACCCAGTGGCGGTGGTAGCCGCGGGACTCGGCGAGCTTGGCGAGGGCGACGCTGGTGCGCAGGGCGTCGGTGGCGGTGCGGCCGGAGCCGACGGTCACGAGGTCCAGGACGGACAGGGCCGTGGGGGCCGTGCCTCTCGGCTCGGCCCGGATGCCGTCGCCGCCGCCGTCGTTCGCGTCCATGTCCACTGGCACTGGGGCCTCCTGCGGTCCGCCTCGTCCGTCCGTACGGAGGGCGGTAACAGGAGGGGGGCTCCGTTTATTCCCGGGCCCTGCCGGGGGCTTCCCCAATCCCGCCCCTTCCCGAAACTGGGGCTCCGCCCCAGACCCCGCTCCTCAAACGCCGGAGAGGCTGAAAGATCTGCCGCAACCGGCGACAGATCCAGCCCGTCCGGCGTTTGAGGACGAGGCGCGGAGCGCCGACAAACGGGGGTCCGAGGGGGCGCAGCCCCCTTGTTCGGGAAGGGGCGGGATCGGGGCGCACCGCGAGGCCTAGGACCCCGTTGCCTGGACCAAGGGCTCCTTCGTGAAGAGCGTCCCCAGGGTCGGGGCGTTGACGCGGCGGGAGGCCAGGCGGAGGGCCTCCCAGACGGTGACCTGGTTGGCGGTGAGGACGGGCTTGCCGAGGGCGGCCTCCAGGTCGGGGAGGTGCGCGGCGGTGTGCAGGGCCGTGTCGGGCAGGAGGACGGCCTGCGCGTCGGGGTGGTCGCCCGCGCGGGCGAGCGCGAGGACCTCGTCCCGCCCCCACGTGCCGACCTCGGCCGCCGTGACGATGCCACTGGACCGCAGGGACACCACGTCCACCCCGGCCGCCTTGAGGAACGCGGCGAAGTACCCGGCGACGTCCTCGGGATACGTGGCCGCGACGGCGACCCGCCCCGCCCCCAGCTCCCGTACCGCGTGCGCGAACGCGAAGGACGTGGAGGACGCGGGCAGCCCCGCCGCCCTGGCCAGGCCCCGCACCTGGTCGTGCGCGCCCTCCCAGCCGAGGACGAAGCTCCCGCTGGTGCACGCCCACACCACGGCCTCCGCGCCGGTGAGGCGCAGCTCCTCGACCCCGGCGGCGAGCCGCGCGGGCGACCCCATCTCCACGAGCGCGTCGACGCGGTGGGCGTCCTCGCCGATGTCGGTGTGCACGACCTGGAGGCGGATGTCGGAGCCGAGGAGCTGCTCGACGCGGGGGTAGTCGTCCTCGGCGGAGTGCCCCGGGTAGAGGAATCCGAGTGCGGTCAAGTCCAGCCTCCTTCAGG harbors:
- a CDS encoding LLM class flavin-dependent oxidoreductase, with amino-acid sequence MDANDGGGDGIRAEPRGTAPTALSVLDLVTVGSGRTATDALRTSVALAKLAESRGYHRHWVAEHHSMPGVASSSPAVILAHLAAHTTRIRLGSGGVMLPNHAPLVIAEQFGTLEALAPGRVDLGLGRAPGTDGATAAALRRTDRLGEGADDFPQQLAELTRFLDDDFPDGHPYARIHAVPGPVQATSPGGVQSRHRPPIWLLGSSGFSARLAGVLGLPFAFAHHFSAQNTLPALDLYRESFRPSALLDAPYALIGVSALATDAEEEARRQVRAAALNMIRLRTGRPGLVPTPDEAAAHRFTEAERDFVTSWNSNVIHGTADQVRAGLDDLAKRTGADELMLTANAHGGDIRLRSYELIANAYDLPKAP
- a CDS encoding EAL domain-containing protein: MNGTSEGPTATAVTAPGRTRPAVTERNQCGVAGHSVQHIADYRAAFAAAPLPLAVVGRDGLVVCANEAFAGLLGADHADLPGRVAADLVDLASDARAWHAYHEVLRGRQAKLRCTRRLKHPDGHSLWTQITVSPLPDERHAPGTVLLAVADISARRDLQARLRHLQMHDPVTRLPNRALFFERLATALEAGAYDDTSTGRVGLCYLDLDGFKAVNDTLGHRVGDRLLAAVAERLTGCADRAAYGRTSAPLVARLGGDEFALLVEDSTGTDQLAELADATLRALQEPFDLSGQRLSLSASIGVVERRAAGTTTTGLMQAADTTLYWAKTDGKARWTLFDPERNAHRMTRQALASSLRPAVERDEFVLDYQPLVGMEDGGLRGVEALVRWDHPQFGLLTPNRFIGLAEEDGSIVQLGRWVLRTACLQARRWQLEHPEREPVFVSVNVAVRQVWDSDLVADVAEILAETGLAPELLQLELTESAVMGSAGRPLQALQALSDMGVRIAIDDFGTGYSNLAYLSRLPVSVLKLDGSFVRGFQYEEGEGHVNPADEVIVEALVRLAHQLGLTVTAECVETSGQAERLRRIGCDTGQGWLYSRAVAAERISKILTAEGLAAAGA
- a CDS encoding M6 family metalloprotease domain-containing protein, which encodes MSRIPHPEVDVERQLPPWRLTRGGERLRTTATLFTCLTAVAATSLVAGPAIAHGAAGPCALRRTAAHHSEGLDTWNAAYPRPTRSRDAVMVFLSFPDSPPVTTPAELAADYFPETSDFFARASYGRFRLRAHPQSEWIPMPKASTAYAIERDWNAQRRASYLRDALAAADPHVDFSAYDIVYFVADPDAPGVDSDATKVVNFDRPMRADGASIRRMVTVFERHPPDRNVLAHETGHVFDLPDLYHRPTDGEGDWDTHVGDWDVMGSQFGLAPDLFGWHKWKLGWLDPRQVVCVQGGGPRRLTLEPLAAPARGGVGGTKLAVVRTGRGSAVAVEARGPAGNDRATCSEGVLVYRVHSDTASGRGPVEVVDAHPRTEACWSESVYPPLADAPVRAGESFTVPGAGVRIEVADRTRSGGWTVEITPA
- a CDS encoding aspartate/glutamate racemase family protein, which codes for MTALGFLYPGHSAEDDYPRVEQLLGSDIRLQVVHTDIGEDAHRVDALVEMGSPARLAAGVEELRLTGAEAVVWACTSGSFVLGWEGAHDQVRGLARAAGLPASSTSFAFAHAVRELGAGRVAVAATYPEDVAGYFAAFLKAAGVDVVSLRSSGIVTAAEVGTWGRDEVLALARAGDHPDAQAVLLPDTALHTAAHLPDLEAALGKPVLTANQVTVWEALRLASRRVNAPTLGTLFTKEPLVQATGS
- a CDS encoding AAA domain-containing protein, giving the protein MTPASPTAFDSGAAAARATEAILRDTLQGAHRGVVVDSPPGAGKSTLVVRAARELAAAGRPLMVVAQTNAQVDDLVLRLAEKDPELPVGRLHSSDSDPYDKALDGLANVRKSTKAAELKGLDVVVSTAAKWAHVRGVEPWGHAIVDEAYQMRSDALLAVAGLFERALFVGDPGQLDPFAIAEAEQWAGLAYDPSASAVSTLLAHNPELPQHRLPVSWRLPASAAPLVSDAFYPFTPFRSGTGPEDRALRFAVPSDGSGPDRVIDEAAASGWGLLELPARHTPRTDPEAVRAVALVVRRLLDRGGAATSERAAEPVPLTADRVAVGTAHRDQAAAVRAALAALGVVDVTVDTANRLQGREFDVTVVLHPLSGRPDATAFHLETGRLCVLTSRHRHACVVVCRAGVDSLLDDHPSTEPVRLGVTVKFPDGWDAMMTTWSHLTEHRVHWHP
- a CDS encoding bifunctional DNA primase/polymerase; amino-acid sequence: MSLTLPHSPQPHAFGSAAEVTADGATWLTSAETYPRRVLTDWRARPHEPAVLSCGSAFDVVSVPAVFGRRMVDRLWHEGPGSGPVAVHRGRVLLFAAPGTAQRLPSLLRWEEWGSAVPSLLCHGAGDAVTVPPLARDERDRGGSRWVVGPDTRSPWLPGPEVVLWACVRAARGAAETAVRISIFPSGDQDAKVYDVSRRR